The Rhododendron vialii isolate Sample 1 chromosome 6a, ASM3025357v1 genome includes a window with the following:
- the LOC131329842 gene encoding uncharacterized protein LOC131329842 translates to MFCYRTCPHSRHPSGDKKALLLLLPIKSSMESPWKGIWLPRPTPAIRKPLTEEDLDGLDDEYFEPDPNCWDEDEDCDFFDYGTVVSTEEMAQAEKDWKIRKKGNIDPEPHGVHITVRREENKEDHAKIHCDLYYQIMINRFVDEIHKNKEEKMGRPNVEEGLKNLKIQDEEEEEEMVVSGL, encoded by the exons ATGTTCTGTTATAGAACTTGCCCACACAGCCGACATCCCTCCGGAGACAAAAAggctctcctcctcctcctcccgaTCAAAAGCTCGATGGAATCGCCATGGAAGGGCATATGGTTACCGAGGCCCACTCCCGCAATACGAAAGCCGCTTACTGAAGAAGACCTAGACGGTTTGGACGACGAGTACTTCGAGCCCGACCCCAACTGTTGGGACGAGGACGAAGATTGCGACTTTTTCGATTACGGAACGGTGGTGTCAACCGAAGAGATGGCTCAAGCCGAGAAAGATTggaagataagaaaaaaaggtAATATCGATCCTGAGCCCCATGGCGTCCACATCACGGTGAGGAGGGAGGAGAATAAGGAAGATCATGCGAAAATACACTGTGACTTGTACTACCAGATTATGATCAATAGATTTGTTGATGAAATACACAAGAACAAGGAGGAAAAGATGGGAAGGCCCAACGTTGAGGAAGGTCTGAAAAATCTCAAGATCcaggacgaggaggaggaggaggag ATGGTGGTTTCTGGCTTGTAG